GTGGCGAGCCGACGGGTCGCCGCCCTGGAGGAGCGCTTCGGCGAGCAGTTGTTCGAGCGCACGTCGCGGCGGGCGGTGCTCACCCCTTTCGGGCGCGACATGCTGGCCGCCGCCAGGCAGCTCGTCCACTCCGCCGACGTGCTGCTGGAGGAGGCCGAAGCCGTCAAGGACAAGCCCTGGCGACTGGCCGTCCCCGCCGTCTGCTCCGCGTCCGCCCTGGCCCGCCTGGTCGCCGAGGCGCGGGGGCACGGGGTCCGTCTCGACCTCCGGACCGCCGGACCGGTGCGCCGCAGGGAACTCGTCCAGGCCCAGCAGGTGCGCGCCGCTCTGCTCGCCGTACCCGCGAAAGGGGCGCCCTGGTCGGTGCCGCTGGGGCTCGCCGGGGCGCGGGACGGCGGGGTGCGGCGGATCTACGTCGAGACACTGCGGCTCGGACGGGGTGCGCCGGGTCCGGCCCGCCGCGTCTGGATCCAGCCGGAGGACGACGTACCGCACATCCGCGACCCCCTGACGCGGCTGCGGGACGCGGTGGGCCTGCGGCCCGCGCAGGTTCTCGCCGCACCGGACCTGACGGCCGCCGCGGCCGAAGTCCTCTGTTCCGAGGACCTGCTGCTGTGCTCCCGGACCCAGGCGGAGGAACTCGCCCTGGCCTGGCACCCCATCGGGGAGATGACCCCGCGCCGGGGCTACGCCCTCACGGTCGTGGCGGACGGCAACCCCCTGCCCATGGAGGCGCGGCTGGGCGAGGCCATCGCCCGCTGCCTGGGCGCGGACGACCCGGCCTTCGCCGGGGGAGGGAAGGCGGCATGAACACCGAGGCGCTGTTGCGGGACGTGCGCGCCCGGCTGTCCGAAGGCGGCCTGCGCGCCTGCCTGCTGGTGCGGGACCTGGCCACGGGGGAGGAGCTGGGCATCGAGCCGGACACGGATCTGCCGTCGGCCTCCCTGGTCAAGGTTCCGCTCGCGCTCGCCACGCTCGAACGCATCCGGCGCGGTGAGCTGGACGGCGCGGCCCTGCTGGACGTGGCGCCCGGGCGCGTCACCACGCCCGGCCCGACCGGCCTCAGCCGCTTCCGGCACCCCGCCCGGATCGCGATCGACGACCTGCTCTACCTCAGCACCTGCCTGAGCGACGGGACGGCCGCCGACGCGCTGTTCGACCTCACTCCGCCCGCCCGGGTCGCCGACCTCCTCCGGGAGGCCGGCCTGCGCGGGATCACGGTCCGGCACCGCACGGAGGAGCTGTTCGACACACCCGTGGAGCGTTTCGACGCCGACCAGGTGCACCTCGCCCACGCGCTGGCCATCGACGCGGGCACCAGCGGCCGCGGCCACCGGGTGCCCCAACTCGACACGACCCGCGCCAACACCGGCAGCGCGCGCTCCTTCGTCGACCTCCTCCAGGCCGTGTGGACCCCGTCGAAGATCCATCCGGAAGTGGCCGAACGGCTCCGCGACCTCCTGGCCCACAACGTGCTGCGCCATCGGCTGACCCCGGACTTCAGTTCCGACGCGAGCCGGTGGTCCTCCAAGACGGGCACCCTGCTGAATGTGAGACATGAGATCGGCGTCGTGGAGCACGCCGACGGACAGACCTTCGCCGTCGCCGTCCTGACCGAGTCGTCGGTCCCGGCGGGCGCACAGCCGGGCGTCGACGGGCTGATGGCCGAAGCCGCCCGGCGGCTGCGCGACCACCTCAGACAGCTGTAGGTCTTCCGCCGAACGGGTCCGGCCGGCGATCCGCCCCCGAGGTGGCCACGGCGTGAAGCGTCGTCGAACACCTGTCAGGTACCTGACGGAAGAGCCGGTCGCGCCCGCATACTCGACGCGACCCCGTCCGCCGCTCAGGGAGTCCCCATGGTCCAGCTCACCCGCCGCCGCGCGCTCACCGTCGCCCTCGCCACCGCCGCCGCGGGCGTTGCCGTCCCCACCGCGACAGCGGCCGCCGCACCCGTCCGCCCACGCGGCCCGCGTCCGTTACGCCACGCCCACGGGCACAACGACTACCTCCACCCGCGCCCGTTGCACGACGCGCTCGCCCATGGGTTCACCAGCGTCGAGGCGGACATCTTCCTGGTCGACGGCGAACTGCTCGTCGCCCATGAACCCGCCACCCTCGACCCCACCCGTACCCTCGCCTCGCTCTACCTCGACCCGCTCGCCGCCCTCGTCCGCGCCGGGCACGGCAGCGTTCACCCGTACCACCGGGCCCCGCTGCAACTCCTCGTCGACATCAAGGCCGACGGCGTCGCCGCCTACCGCGAGCTGGACCGGCAACTGCGCCGCCACCAGCGCATGTTCACCCGTTACCAGCACGGCCGCGTCGTCCCCGGTGCCGTCACCGCCGTCATCTCCGGCGACCGCGCCGCCCGGGCCCCCATGGAGGCCCAGCGCACCCGCCTCGCCTTCTACGACGGCCGCCTCGACGACCTCGGCGCCCCGGCCCCCGCCTCCTTCGCCCCGCTCGTCAGCGCCAACTGGACGCAGAGCTTCAGCTGGCTCGGCGCGGGCCCCTTCCCCCGGGCCGAGCGCGACCGGCTCCGCTCCCTCGTCGCCACCGCCCACCGCGAAGGCCGCCGCGTCCGCTTCTGGGCGACCCCGGACGTGGCGGGACCCGAACGCGAGGCCGTCTGGTCCGAACTGCTCGCCGCGGGGGTCGACCACCTGAACACCGACGACCTGGCAGGGCTGGAGAGCTTCCTGCGGGCTCGGCAGGACGCCTCCCCGACCCCGTAACGCGCGACCTCCCGGAAGTACCCGTTCGGCGGACACGCCAGTGCGCCGAACGGCCCCTCCGCTGCGCCACACTGGCGGCCGAAAGCCGCAAATCAGGCGCGGCGGAGGAGGTTGGTCATGGCCATTTCGATCTCACTGGTACTGCTCCTGGTGATCCTCGCGGTGATCTTTCTGCGCAACGGCGGACTGAAGGTCTCGCACGCCCTGGTCTGCCTCCTGCTGGGCTTCTTCCTGGCGGGTACGAGCATGGCGCCGACCATCCACGACGGCGTCGGGGCCACCGCCGACCTGGTCAGCAGCCTGCACCCCTGACGACCCGGCGCCGCGTTGCGCACGGCGCCGCCACCCGTGCCGTACGGGGGACCGTCCGCGTCCGCACCGGGCATCCCGCACAATGGGCCCATGTCTTTTCCGCCCTCCGGCCGGCACTCGGGCGCCGCCCACCACGAGTACTGCAACACCGCCCTGTGCTGCCGGTGCCAGATGCGGAGCTGGACGACCAAGGCGGGCAACGAGCGGCTCTGCGGGCCGTGCGCGGCGTGCTGCCATGAGTGCGGCCGGGCACCCGCGCCCCATCTGGACGGCCTCGACGGCGGGCTGTGCGCCGAGTGCCGCGGACTGTGCGGCCGCTGCCACGCACCCAGGCGCCCCGACGGATCCTGCTCCTGCGACCGCTGGCGGGAGAACGCCCGGGGCAATCCCCGCGGCTATGTCCTCCAGGCCCTGCCGCACCAGCTCCTCCAGGCCCTCGGGGGCAGGGTGCCGAGCACCGTCCACGACCTCATCCACCAGGAGATCGCCGTCCGCAGCGCCGCCCAGCTCCGCGAGCGCATCGAACGACGCTGGAACCTGCGCTGGGCCCACGCGCTGGGTGAGCTCGACGAGGACGGCCGCCGTCGGTGGAGCGCCCAGGACATCGCCGAACAGCTCCTGCGGCCCGGCTCGTGCACCGACCCCCTGTGCGAGGACGGCTACCACCTCACGACCGACGCCCCGTGCGCCCACTGCCGGCAGCCGCTGCACCGCTTCGTCACCTCGGTCGCCGATCACACGGCGACCACGGAGCACGCACGCTCCACCGCCGCGGAAATCCGCCGGGCCATGCAGGAGAACCGCTCCCGCCCGCAGCGCCCGCAGCGCTGAGGACACCGACGAGAGTTACGCCGCGAAAGCACGCTTCCTCATCCGTTCCCGTCCACCAGGCGGGAACGGATGAGGAAGCGCACCCCTTCCGGGGCCTCCAGCGAGAATCCGCTGCCGCGGCCCTCCACCACGTCCACGATCAGCCGGGTGTGGGCCCACACCGCGTGCTGGCTCCGCGACATCCAGAAAGGCACCCTTTCGGCCATGCCTTCGACGGCGAGTTCCGCCAGGAGCACATCGGCGTCCCCGGTGCGGAACTCACCCGCCGGGTAGCACATCGGCGCGCTGCCGTCGCAGCAGCCGCCGGACTGATGGAACATCAACGGACCGTGGTCCGCCCGCAGCCGCCGCAGCACACCGGCCGCGGCGGCGGTCAGCTCGACGGCGGGTGATTTCGGGTCACACTCCATGGACCTGCCCCTTTCCGGCCGCGGCAGCGCTGCGACAACCGGACGCAAGTCAACTCGACCGGACGTTGCGACGGGGTTGCACACCCTATGCTCGCGGCCATGGAGCAACGGGAAGTCGTGAAGCGTGTGATCGGCATCCTCACAGAGGCGCGCGAAATGCAGCGTCTGCTGGAGGCGGACCTCGAACGGGAAGATCTGGACGCGGGAGCGGGCGCCGTCACCGCCCTGCTGAACGAGACGATGCCCCACATCGCCATCCCCGACGACTTCTCCGTCGAGGAGGTGGTCGCCGTCGTCGGGCGCGAGGTCGGCGGTGCGGTCGAACAGCTCGTGAGCGCCTTCACCCTCGCGTTCACGATGCTGGCCCAGGTCCATGACTCCGGGCAGACCGACGTGTCGTCGGCCGACGTCCTCCAGGACCTCGCGCTGCGGGTCGAGGGCGGCGGACCGGACGACGACGACAATCCGCTGCTGTAGCCCCCTGCGTTTCACCGCGCGCGTATGCATAGTGGAGGGAGGAAGCGCGTATCTCCCTCGCGGCATGGAGGCAGCTGTGGGAAAGAGCACCGAGATAGCCCGCGCCAAGGCGCGGAGGCTCAGAGGCATGATCAAGGAATCGGACGGCATCGCCCTCGAGAACGAGCGGCTGAAGGCCGAGGGCAGGAGGGAACAGGCCGAGGCCCGCCGCGAGGAGGCCCTGGCACGCGCGTCGCGGGCTGCTTCCGACCGCTGAGAGTGAGCTGGGCGCCCGTGCCGTCACCGTACGGCCCGGGCGCCTTCGCGAGGCGGCGCGGCGGTCACTTCCGGGCGAGGGCCGCCTCCCGGACCGCCTCGGCGGTCTCCCGGTCGAGGGCCGCCCTGACCAGTGCCGCGGCGAACGCGGCCGGGTCCCGGTCACGCGCCAGGCCGAGGAGGCGATCGCTGGAGGCGCCAGGCCGAGGAGGCGATCGCTGGAGGTCGGCAGACCGAGCCGCTCGGCCCCCTGAAGCCCCTTGGCACCGACCCAGAACCCGGTCTCCGGCCACACGGCCTGTACCTCGCGTACGAAGATGTCGGCGCCCGCCGGGCCGATCCCCGGAACGCGCTGGAGCCCCGCCCGCAACGCCTCCGTGTCGCCGTCCGCCTCCGCGCGCAGCCGCCGCAGGTCGCCCTTCCAGAGGTCGAGGACGAGGTGGGCGCCCTCCCCGAGCTGGGTGGAGGTCCGCTCGTCGTAGCGGCGGTATCCGCCCTCGCCCAACGCGTCCACGCGCTGCTGCCAGGTCGCGTCCGCCATCCGGCGCGGGGTACGCATCTCGTGCGCGAACAACGCCCGCGCGGCGGCCACGGCGACCGAACCACGGATCCGGGCGCTCAGCAGATGGCTCAGGACCAGAAGCTGGTAGAGCGGCTGCGGAGTGTCGCGCAGCCGGATCCCCGCCTCCGCCGCATACGTCCGCCCGCACTCCTCCAGCAGCGCGTCGGTGATCCGGCGCGCCGACGCGGAAGCCTTGCCGGTCATCCGTAACCGAAGATCCGGGCGAGGAAGAATCCGGCGACCACGAGCGCTCCCACCACGATCAGGGCGGTCCAGACGCCCGGGTGCTCCCACATCCCTCCGTCCGCGCGCTCCTCGTGGGCCTCGCCGATGGAACCCTCGGCCGGCGGTGTCTCTCCTGGGGGATTCAGTAGTACAGCCATGCCTCCAGGGTCTCTCCGAACGCGGCCCCGCGCACGCCGTCCGGGTTTCCGCACCCGGATGCGGGGCCCGTACGGCGGAGCCCGGCCGAGGGGGGCGCTGCGGCGGGGCGAATCGGGGCACCTTCAAGGAATGCCCCGAGTCTCCGCCCCCGTCGTCAAGCTCGTGCAGCGCACCACCGAACCCGCCGGGGTGCAGACGCTGCGCTCGACGGCAGCCGCCGTCATCGCCTACTCCGTGGCCGTCTGGCTCCTGCCCGAACCGGCCCCGCTCACCGCACCCCTCACCGCGCTCCTGGTCGTCCAGGTGACCCTCTACGCGACCCTCACGACCGGCATCCGCAGGGTGAACTCCGTCATCGTCGGCGTCCTCATCGCCATCGGCTTCAGCTCCCTGGTGGGGCTGAGCTGGTGGAGCCTCGGTCTCACCATCTTCACCGCGCTGCTGGTCGGACGGCTGGTCCGGGTCAACGAGTTCGTGCCCGAGGTGGCGATCAGCGCGATGCTCGTCCTCGGCGTCTCCCAGGTCGCCGACACCGCCTGGGACCGGGTGTGGGAGACGCTGATCGGGGCTGTGGTCGGGCTCCTGTTCAACCTGCTCCTCGCCCCGCCCGTCTGGGTCGGCTCGGCCGGCTCCTCCATCGAGTCGCTGGCCGCCCGGATGGGCACGATGCTGCGCAGCATGGGCGAGGAGGTGGTGGGGAACAACCCCGTCTCCCGGGCCGCCGCCCGGCTGCACGAGGCCCGCAGGCTCGACCACGACATCGTGGAGGTCGACGCCTCCCTGCGCCAGGCGGAGGAAAGTCTCACCCTCAACCCAAGGGTTAGACAAGGACTGCTCCACCGGGTCGTCCTGCGCACCGGGCTCGACACCTTGGAGATCTGCGCCGTCGTCCTGCGCGTCCTCTCCCGCACCCTCACCGACCTGGCGAAGGCCCGTACCGAGGAGTCACTCTTCCCGGCCGATGTGACGGAACTGCTCCAGGAACTCTTCGGCCACCTCGCCGAGGCGATCGAGAGCTTCGCCGTCCTGGTCACCACCCAGCTCGCCGCCGACGCGGAGGCGGCCGAGGAACGGCTCGCCGAGGCGCTCGTCCGCAGCCGCGCCGCCCGCGACCGGGTGGCCGACCTGCTGCTGGAGGACGTCCAGGAGCATCCGCGCCAGTGGCAGCTGCACGGCGCTCTGCTCGCCGAGATCGACCGGGTGCTGGCCGAACTCGACATCGAGGAGCGCACCAAACGGCTCGGCGAGGAGCTGGACCGCCGCTCGGAGGAGGCGCACGCGCGCCACCCCCGGCTGCGAGCGCTCCTGCGGCGCCTCGGCCGGCAGCCCGCCTGACCGCCCGCGCCCGCCGCGGCAGCGCCGGTTCCGGCGACCGGGCCCCGGCCGCGCGGGATGCGCAGGCGGCCGGTCGCTGGTTCGCTGGGGACACAGGTCCCGTACCCGGCGTCCAAGGAGTGGTGATGAGCGGTTCGGACGAACCCGCCGACCTGGCTCGGCAGATGCGTGAGAAGTCCCGGCAGCTCCACGAGGCGGCAGAGCGCGCGAGCGATCCGCAGGAGCGTGAGCGGCTGGAGAAGAAGTCCCGGACGATCCGGGACCGGAGCGAGCAGCAGAGCGCCATGGAGGCCGGGGACATCTACCCCGAGAAGTAGCCCCGCCGGTGCCTCCCCCCCCGCCCGCCCCCGGAGGACGTACACACCTCCGGGGGCGGGTGCGTGCGGTGCTGAGGGGGCCGGCCCGTGCGGTGCCACGGAAGCAGCCGGGCGCGGGGTCAGCCGGCCCACTCCAGGAGCCGTTCCGCGCTCCAGGTCGTCACCACGCGGTCCGCCGGCACCCCGCACTCCTCGGCACGGGCGCACCCCGACCGCTGCCAGTCGAGCTGCCCCGGGGCATGCGCGTCCGTGTCGATCGCGAACAGCGTCCCCGCCGCGACGGCGGCGCGCAGCAGCCGCAGGGGCGGGTCCTGCCGCTCCGGGCGGCAGTTGATCTCCACCGCCGTCCCGGCCTCGGCGCAGGCCGCGAAGACCCGGTCCGCGTCGAACCGCGACTCGGGGCGGCCACGTCCCTCCAGCAGGCGTCCCGTGCAGTGGCCGAGCACATTCGCCCGCGGATGGCTCACGGCCGCTTCCAGCCGCTGTGTCATCGGGGCCGGGTCCATCCGCAGCTTGGAGTGGACGGAGACCACCACCACGTCGAGCCGCTCCAGCAGCTCGTCCTCCTGGTCGAGCGAGCCGTCCGGCAGGATGTCGCACTCGATCCCCGTCAGCAGCCGGAACGGGGCCCACTCCTCGTTGAGCCGCGCCACCACCTCCAGCTGCTCCCGCAGCCGTTCCGGCGACAGGCCCTTGGCCACCGTCAGCCGGGGCGAGTGGTCGGTGAGAACGGTCCACGCGTGGCCCAGCTCCGCGGCGGTCCGGCCCATCTCCTCGATCGGGCTGCCCCCGTCCGACCAGTCCGAGTGCATATGGCAGTCGCCCGTCAGCCGCGCGAAGAGGTCCTGGCCGGCCTCGACGGGCGGCTCGTCCGCGGCCTCCTTCTCCAAACGGTCCAGATACCCGGGTGTCCTGCCCGCCAGGGCCTCACGGATCACCTCGGCCGTACGCGGGCCGATGCCGGGCACCCGCTCCAGGGACTTCGCGGCCACCCGCTCGGCCGCCTCCCCTGCGGCCATGGCGTCCACGGCGGCGGCGGCCGTACGGAAGGCCTTCACCCGGTAGGTGGCGGCCTGTGAGCGTTCCAGCAGGAACGCGATCCGCCGCAGGGCGGTGACGGGATCCATCGGCACCTCCATCAGAAGCGTCTGCGGCCGGCCCCGGTCCGGCGGGCACGCCGCCCGCCCCACCAGCATGAGCGCCCCCGACCCCGCCCGCCTCCGCGCCCCGGCCACGTCTCAGGACGCGGCCTCGCTGTCGTCCGCCACGGGCACCCAGCGGCCGGCGGTCGTGTCGTAGTCGAGTACGGAGTGCCCCCGTACCCCGTTCGTACGGAACGGCCGCCCGCCGTCGTCGATGCGCACCGTGCCGGACCTGCCGCCGCTGCTCCATGTCAGCTCCCCGACCCAGGAGCAGTCGCAGCCGACCGTACGGCCGGTGATCAGGAAGACCTCGGGATCGGTCACCGAGACGCGGTACGGGAAGGCGGCCGCCTCGATGGGCTCGCCCGAGTCGTTGCCCGCGACCGGGCGGGCCACGGGGCGGGAGGCGTCGAGATCCACGTCGAACATCCTGGGAGTGAGGGATCCGCCGCAGCCGGAACTCATCCGGTAGACCCGGCCCTCGGCCGGTGAGCCGCGCTCGACCACCCGGATCCGCAGGGATTCCAGCACCACGGCCCGGTCGTCCCGGCCCTGCAAGGTGATCCGGACACCGGTCTCGCCCGCGTGCACCGCGCCGAGCGCCCCCGCCCAGGACGCCGCGTCGGCCTCCACCGGGGGCGGCGGAACGGCGGCGGGCTCCCGGTCGAGCAGGTAGGCGTGGTCGCAGCCGTTCTTCCAGACGTGGTCGTCACCGGTCCAGGTGAACGGCGCCCGCCCGGCTTCCGGTCCGGACGAGGGCCCGGAGGACCGGGGGACGCTCTCGTTGCGGGGCCCGA
This sequence is a window from Streptomyces parvus. Protein-coding genes within it:
- a CDS encoding LysR family transcriptional regulator, which produces MDLVGACRAFVSVSEYGGFTDGAAAAGMSQSVASRRVAALEERFGEQLFERTSRRAVLTPFGRDMLAAARQLVHSADVLLEEAEAVKDKPWRLAVPAVCSASALARLVAEARGHGVRLDLRTAGPVRRRELVQAQQVRAALLAVPAKGAPWSVPLGLAGARDGGVRRIYVETLRLGRGAPGPARRVWIQPEDDVPHIRDPLTRLRDAVGLRPAQVLAAPDLTAAAAEVLCSEDLLLCSRTQAEELALAWHPIGEMTPRRGYALTVVADGNPLPMEARLGEAIARCLGADDPAFAGGGKAA
- a CDS encoding serine hydrolase; this encodes MNTEALLRDVRARLSEGGLRACLLVRDLATGEELGIEPDTDLPSASLVKVPLALATLERIRRGELDGAALLDVAPGRVTTPGPTGLSRFRHPARIAIDDLLYLSTCLSDGTAADALFDLTPPARVADLLREAGLRGITVRHRTEELFDTPVERFDADQVHLAHALAIDAGTSGRGHRVPQLDTTRANTGSARSFVDLLQAVWTPSKIHPEVAERLRDLLAHNVLRHRLTPDFSSDASRWSSKTGTLLNVRHEIGVVEHADGQTFAVAVLTESSVPAGAQPGVDGLMAEAARRLRDHLRQL
- a CDS encoding phosphatidylinositol-specific phospholipase C/glycerophosphodiester phosphodiesterase family protein, encoding MVQLTRRRALTVALATAAAGVAVPTATAAAAPVRPRGPRPLRHAHGHNDYLHPRPLHDALAHGFTSVEADIFLVDGELLVAHEPATLDPTRTLASLYLDPLAALVRAGHGSVHPYHRAPLQLLVDIKADGVAAYRELDRQLRRHQRMFTRYQHGRVVPGAVTAVISGDRAARAPMEAQRTRLAFYDGRLDDLGAPAPASFAPLVSANWTQSFSWLGAGPFPRAERDRLRSLVATAHREGRRVRFWATPDVAGPEREAVWSELLAAGVDHLNTDDLAGLESFLRARQDASPTP
- a CDS encoding DUF779 domain-containing protein translates to MECDPKSPAVELTAAAAGVLRRLRADHGPLMFHQSGGCCDGSAPMCYPAGEFRTGDADVLLAELAVEGMAERVPFWMSRSQHAVWAHTRLIVDVVEGRGSGFSLEAPEGVRFLIRSRLVDGNG
- a CDS encoding DUF6480 family protein, giving the protein MAVLLNPPGETPPAEGSIGEAHEERADGGMWEHPGVWTALIVVGALVVAGFFLARIFGYG
- a CDS encoding aromatic acid exporter family protein, with translation MPRVSAPVVKLVQRTTEPAGVQTLRSTAAAVIAYSVAVWLLPEPAPLTAPLTALLVVQVTLYATLTTGIRRVNSVIVGVLIAIGFSSLVGLSWWSLGLTIFTALLVGRLVRVNEFVPEVAISAMLVLGVSQVADTAWDRVWETLIGAVVGLLFNLLLAPPVWVGSAGSSIESLAARMGTMLRSMGEEVVGNNPVSRAAARLHEARRLDHDIVEVDASLRQAEESLTLNPRVRQGLLHRVVLRTGLDTLEICAVVLRVLSRTLTDLAKARTEESLFPADVTELLQELFGHLAEAIESFAVLVTTQLAADAEAAEERLAEALVRSRAARDRVADLLLEDVQEHPRQWQLHGALLAEIDRVLAELDIEERTKRLGEELDRRSEEAHARHPRLRALLRRLGRQPA
- a CDS encoding DUF6381 family protein — encoded protein: MSGSDEPADLARQMREKSRQLHEAAERASDPQERERLEKKSRTIRDRSEQQSAMEAGDIYPEK
- a CDS encoding PHP domain-containing protein codes for the protein MDPVTALRRIAFLLERSQAATYRVKAFRTAAAAVDAMAAGEAAERVAAKSLERVPGIGPRTAEVIREALAGRTPGYLDRLEKEAADEPPVEAGQDLFARLTGDCHMHSDWSDGGSPIEEMGRTAAELGHAWTVLTDHSPRLTVAKGLSPERLREQLEVVARLNEEWAPFRLLTGIECDILPDGSLDQEDELLERLDVVVVSVHSKLRMDPAPMTQRLEAAVSHPRANVLGHCTGRLLEGRGRPESRFDADRVFAACAEAGTAVEINCRPERQDPPLRLLRAAVAAGTLFAIDTDAHAPGQLDWQRSGCARAEECGVPADRVVTTWSAERLLEWAG